TTCTTTTTAATGATAGGATTAGAGATCAAGCGAGAATTGTTATTTGGGGAATTATCCAGTTTCAAAAAAGCTTCTTTCCCTGTGATTGCGGCTCTTGGGGGCATGATAGCTCCAGGATTGATTTATTTTTTCCTTAACGCTAACACGCCCTCTCAGCATGGTTTTGGGATCCCTATGGCGACGGATATTGCGTTCGCTTTAGGCGTGATCATGCTTTTAGGCAAGAGGGTGCCAACCGCCTTAAAGGTTTTTTTAATCACTCTAGCGGTGGCTGATGATTTGGGGGCTATTGTGGTGATCGCACTCTTTTATACCACGAATTTAAAATTCGCATGGCTTTTAGGGGCTTTAGGGGTGGTTCTTATCTTGGCGGTATTGAACCGCTTGAATGCCCGCTCGCTCGTCCCTTACTTGCTTTTAGGGGTGTTGCTTTGGTTTTGCGTACATCAAAGCGGTATCCATGCGACGATCGCTGCAGTGATTCTAGCTTTTATGATACCGGTGAAAATCCCTAAAGATTCTAAAAATGTAGAGCTTTTAGAACTGGGCAAGCGATACGCAGAAACGAGTTCAGGAGCGCTTTTGACCAAAGAGCAGCAAGAAATCTTGCATTCTATTGAAGAAAAAGCGAGCGCTTTACAAAGCCCCTTAGAAAGATTGGAGCATTTTTTAGCCCCCATTAGCGGGTATTTCATCATGCCTTTATTCGCGTTTGCAAACGCTGGGGTGAGCGTTGATTCTAGCATCAATTTAGAAGTGGATAAGGTGCTTTTAGGGGTTATTTTAGGGCTTTGTTTGGGCAAGCCTTTAGGGATTTTCTTAATCACTTTTATAGGCGAAAAGCTTAAAATCACCGCACGCCCTAAAGGCATCAGCTGGTGGCATATTTTAGGGGCTGGGCTTTTAGCAGGGATTGGCTTTACCATGTCTATGTTTATTTCTAATCTGGCTTTCACGAGCGAGCATAAAGACGCTATGGAAGTGGCAAAGATTGCGATTTTGCTCGGATCTTTGATTTCTGGGATCATAGGGGCTTTGTATTTATTCGCACTAGACAAGAGAGTAACTTTAAAGAAATAGCTAAAAATGCTATAATTTGAGATTAAAACATCTTTTAAGGAAATTAAATGGGACAAATTAAAGACATTCTAACGACGCTTTTACCCCTTGTGGTGTTGTTTCTTATTTTTTATTTTTTGATCGTTCGCCCGCAACGCCAGCAACAAAAAAAGCACAAAGAAATGATAGAGGGCTTGACTAAGGGCGATAAAATTGTCACTCAAGGAGGGTTCATCGTTGAGGTGCTTAAAGCGGAAGCGAATTTTTTTAGCGTGAAGCTCAATGATGACACCACCGCTAAACTTTCTAAAAACTATGTAGCGTTCAAATTAGACGAATTGGATCAATTTGGTTTGGCAGAGCCTATAGTCATTCAGCAAGGCAGAGAAGAAATTTCGGCAAGATTATCCGGTGCTAAAACTTTGAAACAACGCCAAATAACAACTGAATGAAACTTTTTAACCCTCGTTTAATCGTTTTTATTTGCGCGCTTCTTTTAGGGGTAGGGTTTTCTGTGCCTTCTTTACTAGAAACTAAAGGCCCTAAGATCACTTTAGGTTTGGATTTAAGGGGGGGTTGAACATGCTTTTAGGGGTACAAACCGATGAGGCTTTAAAAAACAAGTATTTAAGCTTGGCGTCCGCTTTAGAATACAACGCTAAAAAGCAAAATATCTTGCTTAAAGACATTAAGTCCAGTTTAGAAGGGATCAGTTTTGAGCTTTTAGATGAAGATGAAGCGAAAAAATTAGACGCGCTTTTATTGGAATTGCAAGGCCATAGCCAGTTTGAAATCAAAAAAGAAGCGGGGTTTTATAGCGTGAAGCTCACCCCTTTAGAGCAAGAAGAATTGCGTAAAAACACGATTTTGCAAGTGATAGGGATCATCCGTAACCGCTTGGATCAATTTGGTTTGGCAGAGCCTGTAGTCATTCAGCAAGGTAAAGAAGAAATTTCGGTGCAATTGCCCGGCATTAAGACTTTAGAAGAAGAACGGCGCGCTAAAGACTTGATTTCAAGATCCGCTCATTTGCAGATGATGGCGGTGGATGAAGAACACAATAAAGATGCGATGAAAATGACGGATTTAGAGGCTCAAAAATTAGGCAGCGTGTTGTTGTCTGATGTGGAAATGGGGGGTAAAATCTTACTCAAAGCGATCCCCATTTTAGATGGCGAAATGCTTACGGACGCTAAAGTGGTGTATGATCAAAACAACCAGCCGGTGGTGAGCTTCACGCTTGATGCGCAAGGGGCTAAGATTTTTGGGGATTTCTCAGGCGCGAATGTGGGTAAACGCATGGCGATTGTTTTAGACAATAAGGTCTATTCAGCCCCGGTGATTAGGGAGCGTATTGGCGGAGGGAGCGGGCAAATTAGCGGGAATTTTAGCGTGGCTCAAGCGAGCGATTTAGCGATCGCTTTAAGGAGTGGGGCGATGAGTGCACCCATTCAGGTTTTAGAAAAAAGGATTGTAGGCCCGAGTTTAGGGAAAGATAGCATTAAAACTTCCATTATCGCTCTAGTTGGAGGCTTTATTTTAGTGATGGGCTTTATGGTGCTTTATTACTCTATGGCGGGAGTGATCGCTTGCATGGCGTTAGTGGTCAATCTTTTTTTGATTGTGGCGGTCATGGCGATTTTTGGAGCGACGCTGACTTTACCGGGAATGGCAGGGATTGTCTTAACCGTGGGGATTGCCGTGGATGCTAATATCATTATCAACGAGCGCATTAGAGAAGTCTTAAGAGAGAATGAGGGCATCGCTAAAGCGATCCATTTAGGCTATATCAATGCGAGTAGAGCGATTTTTGATTCCAATATCACTTCCTTGATCGCTTCAGTGTTGTTATACGCTTATGGCACAGGAGCGATTAAAGGCTTTGCCCTAACCACAGGCATTGGGATTTTAGCCTCTATCATCACCGCTATTATAGGCACGCAAGGGATTTATCAAGCCCTTTTACCTAAATTAGCCCAAACAAAAAGCCTTTACTTTTGGTTTGGCGTGAATAAAAGAGCTTAGGAGGTTTTATGGAATTATTCAAACAAGTTAGAATCTTAAGCTTCATGCGTTATTCCAATTATGGGGTGATCGTTTCAGCGATCTTGGTGCTTCTAGCGTTGGGGCTTTTGTTTTTCAAAGGGTTTTCTTTAGGGATTGATTTTGCGGGGGGGAGTTTGGTGCAGGTGCGTTACACTCAAAACGCCCCTATTAAAGAAGTGCGCGATCTTTTTGAAAAAGAAGCTCGCTTCAAGGGCGTTCAAGTGAGCGAATTTGGCTCTAAAGAAGAAATTTTAATCAAATTCCCTTTTGTAGAAACGGCTGAAAATGAAGATTTGAACGCTATCGTGGCTAACATTCTAAAACCCAGTGGCGATTTTGAAATCCGTAAATTTGACACCGTGGGGCCTAGAGTGGGGAGCGAATTGAAAGAAAAGGGCATTTTGTCGCTGATTTTAGCGTTAATGGCGATCATGGTTTATGTGAGTTTCCGCTATGAATGGCGTTTTGCTTTAGCGAGCGTTATTGCACTTATGCATGATGTGATTTTAGTGGCAAGCTCAGTGATTGTTTTTAAGATTGATATGAATTTGGAAGTGATTGCGGCTTTACTCACCTTGATTGGGTATTCTATTAATGATACGATCATTATCTTTGATAGGATCAGAGAAGAGATGCTCTCTCAAAAAACCAAAAATGCCACTCAAGCCATTGATGAAGCCATTTCTAGCACGCTCACGCGCACGCTTTTAACTTCTTTAACCGTGTTTTTTGTGGTGTTGATTTTGTGCGTGTTTGGGAGTAAGATCATCATTGGCTTTTCATTGCCCATGCTAATAGGCACGATTGTAGGGACTTATAGCTCTATTTTCATCGCCCCTAAAGTAGCGTTATTGTTAGGTTTTGATATGGGTAAATATTATGAGAATGAGGCTAGAAAAATCAAAAAAGCTCAAGAGAAAGAAAAAATGCGCCGTTTGTATGAGGGCGGTCAAGTTTAAGGAGTTTCTATGGATTGGGGTCGGGTCGTTCATGTGCTGTTCAGCCTTATTTCTTTAACCACCATTGCAGGGTTTTTGTATGAGCCTAATACGGTGGTGTTGTTTGTAGCGTTAGCTTTAAACCTTATTTCTGTTACGCTCAAAATTGGGGTGATCAAGCGTTTCGCTTCAGAGCTGTTGGCCAGCTCTTTAGCTACCGTGTTGCACCTCATACCGGCGTTTGTGTTTTTACAGATTTTAAACAATTTGGTTACCGCTTACATGCTCATGATCGGGGCGTTGATTAGCAACGCTTTTAGCCTTATCTTTTTGTTGATTGAAAGCGTTGTAACGAGCGAAACAGATTAAGGGGTAGTGATGGATTTTATCAATATAGAAAAAAAATGGCAAGAATTTTGGTGGAAAAATAAGAGTTTTGAACCTAAAGACGATTTTAATCTCCCTAAAAAATACATTTTAAGCATGCTGCCTTATCCTAGTGGGGAAATCCACATGGGGCATGTGCGCAATTACACCATTGGCGATGCTTTGGCGCGTTATTATCGTTTGCACCATTACAATGTGTTACACCCTATGGGGTTTGATTCTTTTGGGATG
The Helicobacter pylori genome window above contains:
- the nhaA gene encoding sodium/proton antiporter NhaA, yielding MNLKKTENALSLTLKNFIKSESFGGIFLFLNAVLAMVVANSFLKESYFALWHTPFGFQIGDFFIGFSLHNWIDDVLMALFFLMIGLEIKRELLFGELSSFKKASFPVIAALGGMIAPGLIYFFLNANTPSQHGFGIPMATDIAFALGVIMLLGKRVPTALKVFLITLAVADDLGAIVVIALFYTTNLKFAWLLGALGVVLILAVLNRLNARSLVPYLLLGVLLWFCVHQSGIHATIAAVILAFMIPVKIPKDSKNVELLELGKRYAETSSGALLTKEQQEILHSIEEKASALQSPLERLEHFLAPISGYFIMPLFAFANAGVSVDSSINLEVDKVLLGVILGLCLGKPLGIFLITFIGEKLKITARPKGISWWHILGAGLLAGIGFTMSMFISNLAFTSEHKDAMEVAKIAILLGSLISGIIGALYLFALDKRVTLKK
- a CDS encoding DUF6394 family protein codes for the protein MDWGRVVHVLFSLISLTTIAGFLYEPNTVVLFVALALNLISVTLKIGVIKRFASELLASSLATVLHLIPAFVFLQILNNLVTAYMLMIGALISNAFSLIFLLIESVVTSETD
- the secF gene encoding protein translocase subunit SecF gives rise to the protein MELFKQVRILSFMRYSNYGVIVSAILVLLALGLLFFKGFSLGIDFAGGSLVQVRYTQNAPIKEVRDLFEKEARFKGVQVSEFGSKEEILIKFPFVETAENEDLNAIVANILKPSGDFEIRKFDTVGPRVGSELKEKGILSLILALMAIMVYVSFRYEWRFALASVIALMHDVILVASSVIVFKIDMNLEVIAALLTLIGYSINDTIIIFDRIREEMLSQKTKNATQAIDEAISSTLTRTLLTSLTVFFVVLILCVFGSKIIIGFSLPMLIGTIVGTYSSIFIAPKVALLLGFDMGKYYENEARKIKKAQEKEKMRRLYEGGQV
- the yajC gene encoding preprotein translocase subunit YajC, with amino-acid sequence MGQIKDILTTLLPLVVLFLIFYFLIVRPQRQQQKKHKEMIEGLTKGDKIVTQGGFIVEVLKAEANFFSVKLNDDTTAKLSKNYVAFKLDELDQFGLAEPIVIQQGREEISARLSGAKTLKQRQITTE